The DNA window TCATAAAAGGAGGATTTCCAGGGCACGCAGTTATAGTGGTAGATGTGGCTGTTAATACCAAAAATAACCAAAAAGTTATGCTTTTGGCACAAAGTTATATGCCAGCACAGGAACTTCAAATATTGAAAAATCCAAATAATAGTAGTTTGTCTCCTTGGTATAGTGTCGACTTAGGAACAACTCTAAAAACCCCAGAATGGACTTTCAATTCGTCACAATTAAAACGTTTTTAAATGAAACGATTCTGCTTTTTCCTTTTAATATTTCAAATTGTATTCTCGCAAGAAATTCCGCAGAATGTACAAAAGTTGTTGCAGGTTTTTCCGAAGCAAATTATTGGATATAAGGAAAATAAAATTATTTTTAGCGACAATTCAACTTTGATTTATGATGATTTTAAGAAGAAAAACAATCAGGAATTAATTGAAAATCCAGATATCGAGGATCAATTTAGGTTTGTATACAAAAAAGCAAATTGGAATTCCATTCCAACAGTTGATTCCGGAAGAATTCGCAACGAAGCTTTTTTTAAGAAAGTTTATGGCAATTCTAAATCCGATGTAGCTTCAAAATTGGTTGAAATTATTTGGTGTCCAAAATTAGTAAATCAAAAAATTAAAATAACAACAGTTAATGGCGTTAATGAGATTTTTAAAAAACTTTCGGCTGAATTAGACCAGCATCCGGAATTTGTAGAATACATACAAAATATAGGTGGGACTTTTAACTGGAGAAAAATTTCAGGAACCAATCGATTGAGTACACATAGTTTTGGGATAACTTTAGATATTAATTCCAAAAAATCAAACTATTGGCAATGGGATTGCAAATGCACTGACGAAAACACTCAACTTATATACAGAAATCAAATTCCCTTGAAGTTAGTCCAAATTTTTGAAAAATACGGTTTTATTTGGGGCGGCAATTGGAAACATTACGATACTATGCATTTTGAATATCGTCCAGAATTGCTTAATTGAATTCCAATAAATCAACTAAAAAAGTGGTTTTTGAGAAAATATAATGGGATGTTGTGATTTTTTTTGCAGTTTATCAAACTTAAGTTTAACTTAATTTATCGGGTTGTTCATTTTTTGGAGCACTATATACAATATTTTTACGTTTTGAAATGGACAGCACCTTATTGTGAAATGGCATATCTCAAGTGTAATATAAAATGAAAAAACGAATAATCATTCTACTAGTTATTACTATCAGCTCCTGGAGTTATTCTCAAAATTGGAAAACTAATTTTGATGACGCCAAGCAAGAAGCTTTGAAACAAAATAAAAACATTCTTCTTGTTTTTTCAGGTTCAGATTGGTGCGCCCCGTGTATCAAATTGGATAATGTGGTTTGGAAATCGGAAGCATTTAAATCGGAATCAGAAAAATGCTGGGTGATTTATAAAGCTGATTTTCCTAAGAAAAAAGCAAATCAATTGTCTGCTGAACTCACGGAAAGCAATAAAAATCTAGCCGAAAAATACAACCGAAATGGGAGTTTTCCGTTGGTAATTCTTTTAGATAAAACCGGAAAAACTATTGGGATGACTGGTTTCAAGAATATTTCGGCAACAGATTATATTCAACTCATTCATTCATTGGAAAAAAAATGAAAAAGATAGTAAGCCTGTTTTTTTTAAGTATGGCATTTGTCTCTTATGGACAAATCACCTACAAAAAAAAATTATCTATGTTGGGCAGTCCCTTCGAAATTACAGTTATTTGTAAAGATACTGTTCAAGGAAATTATTTTGCAGATTTGGCTGTCGCCGAAGTAAAACGAATTGAAAACTTAATTTCAGATTGGATTCCGACTACGCAAATATCGCAGGTCAATAAAAATGCGGGAATCCAACCTATTAAGGTGAACCAAGAAGTGTACGATTTGGTAGGTCGCGCCATTAAAGTATCGCAAATCACCTCTGGAGCTTTTGATATTTCGTATGCATCGATGGATAAAATTTGGAAGTTTGATGGCAGTATGAAGGTTATGCCAACTGAGGAAGCCATCAAAAAATCGGTTTCCAAAATTGGATACAAAAACATTATTCTAGATCCAAAAGAACAGACCATTTATCTCAAAATGCAAGGAATGAAGTTGGGACTTGGCGGAATAGGTCAAGGTTATATTGCTGACAAAGTCAAAGAATTGCTTATATCAAAGGGTTGTACTTCTGGAATTGTAAATGTTTCGGGCGACATCAATACTTGGGGAAAACAAAGTGGCGGTAAACCTTGGACGGTGGCGATTGTCAACCCGATGAACAAGAATAAAGTTTTTGCCACATTTCCGCTCGAAAACAGTGCGGTAGAAACCTCTGGTAGTTATGAAAAATTCGTGATTTTCAACGGTATTAGATATTCGCACATCATCGATCCCCGAACAGGTTATCCAGCACAAGGTGTGGTCAGCGTTTCTGTTTTTGCTAAGCAAACCGAAATTGCCGATGCTTTAGCGACCGGAATTTTTGTTTTGGGTGTGGAAGTAGGACTTGATTTAGTCAATCAGATGAAAGGGATTGAATGTATTATCGTGGATGATAAGGGTAAAATTCATACTTCGAAGGGAATAGACATCAAAAAATTTGAATAATATGATACAGAAAATAATTTTCGGATTGCTGCTTGGTTTGATTTTTCAATCCTGCAACGCAGTAAAAGAATATGAAAAAGTGGCAATCAACGACCCCGATATGAAGCTTACCGCTAGAACATCGGAACGCTACGAAACTACTTTTCAGGTGTACCGTGAAGCGGCGGCAGGTGCCAATGGTGGAAAATCAGGCGGAGGCTGCGGTTGCAACTAACTATCGGAATTCTAAATATTTTAAAAATTATAAACATGCCCTCATTGATGAAATCAATAATTGCACTTCTTTTTTTACTAATTGGTTTTACGGTGTTTTCCCAAGAGGCCACTGATAGCATTCAATTTAAGAAGAGAGTATTAGAAAGTACCGAAGTGGATTTTCTGTTAAGTTATTACAACCAAGACGGATCTAAATCAGCAGTTTCAGGAGGAATTGGTTCTGAAAAATTAACAGATCTTGCCTCGAATATTGTCGTGGCAATGCCTTTGAATGATGATGCGGTTCTAACTGTAGATATGGGCATCTCAGCCTATTCATCGGCTTCGTCAAGTAATATCAATCCCTTTAATGCTACTGGTGCTTCAGGTGGTGGAGGAGAGGACGACGACGATAGAGTAGGATATTTTGGCACAGCGTCAGCGAGCGCACCTTATGGGACACCTTGGCAGGCATCGTCAGGTGCATCAAAAAACGATGAACTGACTGCAGTAACTGTAAATTATGCGCACAGTAGTGATTCCCGAAATTTTATTTGGAATGCAGATGTTTCCTTCTCAAATGAATATGATTATACCTCCTTTGGTTTTGGAGGTGGAATTGCTAAACTATTTAATGATAAAAACACAGAATTGAGTCTTAAAGCCAACGTTTATTTAGATCAATGGAGACCAATTTACCCAACAGAATTGCACGAATATTCTAAATATGGAAATGATTTTTTGAACCAAGGTTATTTTAGTGGAGTCACGGTTTTAGATCAAAACGGACAAGCTACCACAAATTATATTCCCTTGGCTTTTGAAACTATAAGTTCTGTCAATAGAAATTCATATTCCGCTTCGTTTGGATTTTCTCAAGTGCTTTCAAAAAAATTACAAGTTTCATTGTTTTTTGATGTTTTACAGCAACAAGGATTATTGTCTACCCCGTATCACCGAATTTATTTTGCCGACAAAGCCAATTATTACATTGGCCAAGCCCAATACATTCCTGATTATGAAAGTGAAACCAATGTTGGAGTCTATAAATTAGCTGACGACATCGAAAGATTGCCCGATAGCCGATTTAAATTGCCCATCGGTGCTAGATTGAATTATTATTTCAACGAACGATTTGTTTTGAGAACTTATTACCGTTATTATTCTGATAATTGGGACATTCAATCGCATACTGCCAATATCGAATTACCAATAAAAGTATCCGATCGTTTTACAGTTTTCCCGATGTATCGTTATTACACCCAAACTCAATCGAAATATTATGCCTCTTATGAAACGCATTTATCAACTGAAAAATATTATACTTCCGACGCCGATTTAAGTACTTTTGATGCCAATCAATTCGGTTTTGGGGTCAATTATACCGATATATTTACCGGAGCCGAAATATGGAAATTTGGTTTGAAGAACGTTGATTTTAGATTCAATCATTACCAGCGGAGTGATAATCTAACGGCGAATATTGCTACCATTGGATTCAAGTTTATTATGCAATAATTATGAAAATTCTAATAGTTGAAGACGAAATAGGAATTGCCAATTTCCTCCAACAAGGCTTGGAAGAAGAAGGCTATACCATTTTAGTTGCCAATGACGGAAAAACGGGTCTTGAAATGGCTTTAAGCCAAAAACCAAATCTTATTCTTTTGGATTGGATTTTGCCAAAAATGACTGGACTAGAGGTTTGTAAATCCCTGCGAAAAACGGACACAACGACTCCTATTATTTTTTTGACAGCCAAAGATACCATTCAAGAAACTATTGAAGGTCTGAAAGCTGGTGCCAATGATTACATCAAAAAGCCATTTAGCTTCGATGAATTGCTGGAACGTATAAAAATTCATTTCAGAAACCAGACCCAGCCCGAAATCCTGAAACTAGGTTCCATTGAAATTTATCCCGCCAAACATCTGGTTTCTAATAAAGGTATCGAAGTTAGCCTCACCCAGCGAGAATTTGAATTGTTGTGTTATTTGGTTCGAAACAAGGGCAAAGTCTGCACTCGAACCCAAATTATTCAAGACGTCTGGGATATTCATTTCGACTACGACACGGGCGTAATTGATGTTTTTATGAATGCCATTCGCAAAAAAATGAATCTCAACAAAGACGAAGATTTGATAAAAACCATTCGTGGAGTAGGGTACATTGCTAATAATTAAACGAATTCTATGTTTTCATTTTCATTCAAAAACAGAATTGCTTTCTACTATATTATCAGCACTGGTTTATTGATTTCGGCGGTTTTTTTCGTCATTTATCAAATCATTGATCACAGTGTAAATGAGCATATTAATGAGGATATAAAAGATGAAGTAGAAAAGCATTTAAAAGAGATTGAAATTGATTACAACAATACCTACCTGATTCAAGTGGATCAATGGCGGGCCCGTGAGCACAACACCGTCAATGTGAATCCGGTTTTCGTCCAATTTTTTGATATAAACAACCAATTGATTGATAAATCTCCTAATTTAAAAGGGCTACAACTCAAAATGTACCCGGAGACTTTGAACAATAAATTCATAGACACCTACTTGAATAAAAAGCCAATCC is part of the Flavobacterium nackdongense genome and encodes:
- a CDS encoding response regulator transcription factor; protein product: MKILIVEDEIGIANFLQQGLEEEGYTILVANDGKTGLEMALSQKPNLILLDWILPKMTGLEVCKSLRKTDTTTPIIFLTAKDTIQETIEGLKAGANDYIKKPFSFDELLERIKIHFRNQTQPEILKLGSIEIYPAKHLVSNKGIEVSLTQREFELLCYLVRNKGKVCTRTQIIQDVWDIHFDYDTGVIDVFMNAIRKKMNLNKDEDLIKTIRGVGYIANN
- a CDS encoding thioredoxin family protein, producing MKKRIIILLVITISSWSYSQNWKTNFDDAKQEALKQNKNILLVFSGSDWCAPCIKLDNVVWKSEAFKSESEKCWVIYKADFPKKKANQLSAELTESNKNLAEKYNRNGSFPLVILLDKTGKTIGMTGFKNISATDYIQLIHSLEKK
- a CDS encoding FAD:protein FMN transferase, whose amino-acid sequence is MKKIVSLFFLSMAFVSYGQITYKKKLSMLGSPFEITVICKDTVQGNYFADLAVAEVKRIENLISDWIPTTQISQVNKNAGIQPIKVNQEVYDLVGRAIKVSQITSGAFDISYASMDKIWKFDGSMKVMPTEEAIKKSVSKIGYKNIILDPKEQTIYLKMQGMKLGLGGIGQGYIADKVKELLISKGCTSGIVNVSGDINTWGKQSGGKPWTVAIVNPMNKNKVFATFPLENSAVETSGSYEKFVIFNGIRYSHIIDPRTGYPAQGVVSVSVFAKQTEIADALATGIFVLGVEVGLDLVNQMKGIECIIVDDKGKIHTSKGIDIKKFE
- a CDS encoding DUF4266 domain-containing protein, which encodes MIQKIIFGLLLGLIFQSCNAVKEYEKVAINDPDMKLTARTSERYETTFQVYREAAAGANGGKSGGGCGCN
- a CDS encoding M15 family metallopeptidase, which gives rise to MKRFCFFLLIFQIVFSQEIPQNVQKLLQVFPKQIIGYKENKIIFSDNSTLIYDDFKKKNNQELIENPDIEDQFRFVYKKANWNSIPTVDSGRIRNEAFFKKVYGNSKSDVASKLVEIIWCPKLVNQKIKITTVNGVNEIFKKLSAELDQHPEFVEYIQNIGGTFNWRKISGTNRLSTHSFGITLDINSKKSNYWQWDCKCTDENTQLIYRNQIPLKLVQIFEKYGFIWGGNWKHYDTMHFEYRPELLN
- a CDS encoding DUF3570 domain-containing protein, whose amino-acid sequence is MKSIIALLFLLIGFTVFSQEATDSIQFKKRVLESTEVDFLLSYYNQDGSKSAVSGGIGSEKLTDLASNIVVAMPLNDDAVLTVDMGISAYSSASSSNINPFNATGASGGGGEDDDDRVGYFGTASASAPYGTPWQASSGASKNDELTAVTVNYAHSSDSRNFIWNADVSFSNEYDYTSFGFGGGIAKLFNDKNTELSLKANVYLDQWRPIYPTELHEYSKYGNDFLNQGYFSGVTVLDQNGQATTNYIPLAFETISSVNRNSYSASFGFSQVLSKKLQVSLFFDVLQQQGLLSTPYHRIYFADKANYYIGQAQYIPDYESETNVGVYKLADDIERLPDSRFKLPIGARLNYYFNERFVLRTYYRYYSDNWDIQSHTANIELPIKVSDRFTVFPMYRYYTQTQSKYYASYETHLSTEKYYTSDADLSTFDANQFGFGVNYTDIFTGAEIWKFGLKNVDFRFNHYQRSDNLTANIATIGFKFIMQ